The following are encoded together in the Balaenoptera acutorostrata chromosome 9, mBalAcu1.1, whole genome shotgun sequence genome:
- the FHIP1B gene encoding FHF complex subunit HOOK-interacting protein 1B isoform X4 yields the protein MERMNWLSRLASRGPGHRVPQGASLQTPVMADPETCLMVFKNHWSQVVRILERQGPRAAPGGADDLSAVCNHTYQMLTLLAEDRAVPSAPTAPGPLLEFALREDLLTRVLTWQLQWDELGDGVEERRAEQLKLFEMLVSEARQPLLRHSPVREALLILLDACGRPVPSSPALDEGLVLLLSQLCVCLAREPSLLEFFLQPPPEPGAAPRLLLFSRLVPFVHREGTLGQQARDALLLLMALSAGSPTVGRYIADHSYFCPVLATGLSALYSSLPRKIEIPGDDWHCLRREDWLGVPALALFMSSLEFCNAVIQVAHPLVQKQLVDYIHNGFLVPVMGPALHKTSVEEMIASTAYLELFLRSISEPALLRTFLRFLLLHRHDTHTILDTLVARIGSNSRLCMVSLSLFRTLLNLSCEDVLLQLVLRYLVPCNHVMLSQKPAVRDVDLYGRAADKFLSLIPRCCRHRASSPPRPEHASWARGPGSPSVDSSSVVTVPRASTPSRLALFLRQQSLGGSESPAPAPRSPGLAASPASSPGRRPSPVEEPGELEDNYLEYLREARLGVDRCVQACRTWSAPYDGERPPPEPSPVGSRTKKRSLLPEEDRDNAGEGEAEELGRGAQALGAREGPGHLPPPQLNGVPGPWPEGAKKVRRVPQEGAGELLEGTSEGVAGLESFGQELRELEVALSNGGAGSEPPLEPSLPLEEEEAYESFTCPPEPPGPFLSSPLRTLNQLPSQPFTGPFMAVLFAKLENMLQNSVYVNFLLTGLVAQLACHPQPLLRSFLLNTNMVFQPSVKSLLQVLGSVKNKIESFAASQEDFPALLSKAKKYLIARGKLDWTEGTAAGSAPRRSDSLVKSRRPSLGELLLRHAHSPTRARQAAQMVLQPGRDGTGLGLGGGSPGASTPVLPPRGGAPDRQGEALRVKNAVYCAVIFPEFLKELAAISQAHAVTSPFLLDTSEEGSGPPISGFGPLNP from the exons ATGGAGAGGATGAACTGGCTGAGCAGACTGGCCTCCCGGGGCCCTGGGCATCGTGTACCACAAGGGGCCAGTCTGCAGACCCCTGTCATGGCTGACCCTGAGACCTGCCTCATGGTCTTCAAGAATCACTGGTCCCAG GTGGTGCGAATTCTGGAGCGGCAAGGCCCTAGGGCAGCTCCTGGGGGAGCCGACGATCTCAGTGCTGTGTGCAACCACACCTACCAGATGCTGACACTGCTGGCGGAGGATCGTGCGGTGCCCTCggctcccacagctcctgggcCCCTGCTGGAGTTTGCTCTGCGCGAGGATCTGCTAACCCGTGTGCTGACGTGGCAGCTTCAGTGGGATGAGCTTGGGGATGGGGTTGAGGAACGGCGGGCTGAGCAACTGAAACTATTTGAGATGCTAGTGAGTGAAGCTCGCCAGCCCCTGTTGCGGCACAGTCCAGTTCGTGAGGCTCTGCTGATCTTGCTGGATGCCTGTGGCCGCCCTGTGCCCAGTAGCCCAGCACTGGATGAAGGCCTGGTGCTACTTCTCAGCCAGCTGTGCGTGTGTCTGGCCCGGGAGCCTTCATTGCTCGAGTTCTTCCTGCAGCCACCTCCTGAGCCTGGAGCTGCTCCCCGTCTTCTCCTCTTTTCTCGCCTTGTACCTTTTGTCCATCGAGAGGGCACCCTGGGCCAGCAGGCCCGTGATGCCCTACTCCTGCTCATGGCTCTATCAGCTGGAAGTCCCACTGTGGGCCGCTACATCGCAGATCACTCTTACTTCTGCCCG GTGCTGGCCACAGGGCTGAGTGCCCTGTACTCTTCACTGCCCCGAAAGATTGAAATTCCAGGAGATGATTGGCACTGCCTGCGACGGGAGGACTGGCTGGGGGTGCCAGCCCTTGCCCTCTTCATGAGTTCCCTAGAGTTCTGCAATGCAGTCATTCAG GTGGCTCACCCTCTAGTGCAAAAGCAGCTGGTAGATTATATCCATAATGGGTTCCTGGTGCCTGTCATGGGCCCTGCCCTGCACAAG ACCTCTGTGGAGGAGATGATTGCCAGTACCGCTTATCTGGAACTTTTCCTACGGAGTATTTCAGAGCCTGCCTTGCTCCGTACCTTCCTGCGATTCCTGCTATTACACCGGCATGACACCCACACCATCCTTGACACCCTTGTTGCCCGTATTGGCAGCAACTCCCGG ctctgCATGGTCTCTCTGAGTCTCTTCAGGACCCTACTGAACCTCAGCTGTGAGGATGTCCTGCTGCAGCTGGTTCTCAG GTATCTCGTCCCGTGTAACCATGTGATGCTGAGCCAGAAGCCAGCTGTGCGCGACGTGGACCTATACGGACGGGCAGCAGACAAGTTCCTCTCCTTAATCCCACGCTGTTGTCGGCACCGTGCCTCCAGCCCACCTCGTCCAGAGCATGCCTCGTGGGCACGAG GCCCTGGAAGCCCAAGTGTTGACTCCTCTTCTGTGGTGACGGTACCCCGGGCCTCCACGCCATCTCGTCTGGCCCTCTTCCTGCGACAGCAGAGCCTGGGTGGCTCCgagtccccagccccagcccctcgcTCACCAGGGCTTGctgcctccccagcctccagccctggCCGACGGCCCAGCCCTGTGGAGGAGCCCGGTGAGCTGGAAGACAATTACCTGGAGTATCTGCGTGAGGCGCGCCTTGGTGTGGACCGCTGTGTCCAAGCCTGCCGCACCTGGTCTGCCCCCTATGATGGCGAGCGGCCCCCTCCTGAGCCCAGTCCTGTTGGCTCCCGGACTAAGAAACGCAGCCTGCTGCCTGAGGAGGACAGGGACaatgcaggggagggggaggcggaagagctggggaggggggcgcAGGCTCTGGGTGCAAGGGAGGGCCCTGgccacctgccccctccccagctcaaTGGGGTGCCAGGACCATGGCCGGAGGGGGCCAAGAAGGTTCGTCGGGTGCCACAGGAGGGAGCTGGGGAACTACTAGAGGGCACCTCCGAGGGTGTGGCAGGACTAGAGAGCTTTGGGCAGGAGCTCCGGGAGCTGGAGGTGGCATTGAGCAATGGGGGCGCCGGCTCAGAGCCCCCTCTAGAGCCTTCACTACCtcttgaggaggaggaggcctaCGAAAGCTTCACCTGTCCCCCTGAGCCCCCTGGCCCCTTCCTCAGCAGCCCTTTGCGGACTCTCAACCAGCTGCCAAGCCAGCCCTTCACTG GCCCCTTCATGGCTGTGCTCTTTGCCAAACTCGAGAACATGCTGCAGAACTCCGTCTATGTCAACTTCCTGCTGACGGGGCTGGTGGCCCAGCTGGCCTGTCACCCTCAGCCCCTGCTCCGCTCTTTCCTGCTCAACACCAACATGGTCTTCCAGCCCAGTGTCAAGTCCCTGCTGCAG GTGCTGGGCTCTGTGAAGAATAAGATTGAGAGCTTTGCAGCCTCCCAGGAGGACTTCCCAGCACTGCTATCCAAAGCCAAGAAGTACCTCATTGCCCGTGGCAAGTTGGACTGGACTGAGGGCACTGCGGCAGGCTCTGCCCCCCGCCGATCTGATTCCCTAG TGAAGAGCCGGAGGCCGTCCTTGGGGGAGTTGCTCCTGCGGCATGCACACAGTCCAACCAGGGCTCGGCAGGCAGCACAGATGGTTCTTCAGCCTGGGAGAGATGGCACAGGACTTGGCCTAGGTGGGGGCTCCCCTGGGGCATCAACGCCGGTCCTACCCCCTCGGGGTGGGGCCCCTGACCGCCAAGGTGAGGCTCTGCGAGTCAAGAATGCTGTCTACTGTGCAGTCATTTTCCCTGAGTTTCTCAAGGAGTTGGCTGCCATCTCCCAGGCCCACGCTGTCACCTCGCCTTTCTTGTTGGATACTTCAGAGGAGGGATCTGGCCCTCCCATCTCAGGCTTCGGGCCCCTCAATCCTTAA
- the FHIP1B gene encoding FHF complex subunit HOOK-interacting protein 1B isoform X6: MERMNWLSRLASRGPGHRVPQGASLQTPVMADPETCLMVFKNHWSQVVRILERQGPRAAPGGADDLSAVCNHTYQMLTLLAEDRAVPSAPTAPGPLLEFALREDLLTRVLTWQLQWDELGDGVEERRAEQLKLFEMLVSEARQPLLRHSPVREALLILLDACGRPVPSSPALDEGLVLLLSQLCVCLAREPSLLEFFLQPPPEPGAAPRLLLFSRLVPFVHREGTLGQQARDALLLLMALSAGSPTVGRYIADHSYFCPVLATGLSALYSSLPRKIEIPGDDWHCLRREDWLGVPALALFMSSLEFCNAVIQVAHPLVQKQLVDYIHNGFLVPVMGPALHKTSVEEMIASTAYLELFLRSISEPALLRTFLRFLLLHRHDTHTILDTLVARIGSNSRVWPLPLSWLTWLCMVSLSLFRTLLNLSCEDVLLQLVLRYLVPCNHVMLSQKPAVRDVDLYGRAADKFLSLIPRCCRHRASSPPRPEHASWARGGPSREAGRREDTTGPGSPSVDSSSVVTVPRASTPSRLALFLRQQSLGGSESPAPAPRSPGLAASPASSPGRRPSPVEEPGELEDNYLEYLREARLGVDRCVQACRTWSAPYDGERPPPEPSPVGSRTKKRSLLPEEDRDNAGEGEAEELGRGAQALGAREGPGHLPPPQLNGVPGPWPEGAKKVRRVPQEGAGELLEGTSEGVAGLESFGQELRELEVALSNGGAGSEPPLEPSLPLEEEEAYESFTCPPEPPGPFLSSPLRTLNQLPSQPFTGPFMAVLFAKLENMLQNSVYVNFLLTGLVAQLACHPQPLLRSFLLNTNMVFQPSVKSLLQVCDACMHGCWAL; the protein is encoded by the exons ATGGAGAGGATGAACTGGCTGAGCAGACTGGCCTCCCGGGGCCCTGGGCATCGTGTACCACAAGGGGCCAGTCTGCAGACCCCTGTCATGGCTGACCCTGAGACCTGCCTCATGGTCTTCAAGAATCACTGGTCCCAG GTGGTGCGAATTCTGGAGCGGCAAGGCCCTAGGGCAGCTCCTGGGGGAGCCGACGATCTCAGTGCTGTGTGCAACCACACCTACCAGATGCTGACACTGCTGGCGGAGGATCGTGCGGTGCCCTCggctcccacagctcctgggcCCCTGCTGGAGTTTGCTCTGCGCGAGGATCTGCTAACCCGTGTGCTGACGTGGCAGCTTCAGTGGGATGAGCTTGGGGATGGGGTTGAGGAACGGCGGGCTGAGCAACTGAAACTATTTGAGATGCTAGTGAGTGAAGCTCGCCAGCCCCTGTTGCGGCACAGTCCAGTTCGTGAGGCTCTGCTGATCTTGCTGGATGCCTGTGGCCGCCCTGTGCCCAGTAGCCCAGCACTGGATGAAGGCCTGGTGCTACTTCTCAGCCAGCTGTGCGTGTGTCTGGCCCGGGAGCCTTCATTGCTCGAGTTCTTCCTGCAGCCACCTCCTGAGCCTGGAGCTGCTCCCCGTCTTCTCCTCTTTTCTCGCCTTGTACCTTTTGTCCATCGAGAGGGCACCCTGGGCCAGCAGGCCCGTGATGCCCTACTCCTGCTCATGGCTCTATCAGCTGGAAGTCCCACTGTGGGCCGCTACATCGCAGATCACTCTTACTTCTGCCCG GTGCTGGCCACAGGGCTGAGTGCCCTGTACTCTTCACTGCCCCGAAAGATTGAAATTCCAGGAGATGATTGGCACTGCCTGCGACGGGAGGACTGGCTGGGGGTGCCAGCCCTTGCCCTCTTCATGAGTTCCCTAGAGTTCTGCAATGCAGTCATTCAG GTGGCTCACCCTCTAGTGCAAAAGCAGCTGGTAGATTATATCCATAATGGGTTCCTGGTGCCTGTCATGGGCCCTGCCCTGCACAAG ACCTCTGTGGAGGAGATGATTGCCAGTACCGCTTATCTGGAACTTTTCCTACGGAGTATTTCAGAGCCTGCCTTGCTCCGTACCTTCCTGCGATTCCTGCTATTACACCGGCATGACACCCACACCATCCTTGACACCCTTGTTGCCCGTATTGGCAGCAACTCCCGGGTATGGCCCCTACCTCTGTCCTGGCTTACCTGG ctctgCATGGTCTCTCTGAGTCTCTTCAGGACCCTACTGAACCTCAGCTGTGAGGATGTCCTGCTGCAGCTGGTTCTCAG GTATCTCGTCCCGTGTAACCATGTGATGCTGAGCCAGAAGCCAGCTGTGCGCGACGTGGACCTATACGGACGGGCAGCAGACAAGTTCCTCTCCTTAATCCCACGCTGTTGTCGGCACCGTGCCTCCAGCCCACCTCGTCCAGAGCATGCCTCGTGGGCACGAGGTGGGCCTAgcagagaggcagggagaagggaggacACGACGG GCCCTGGAAGCCCAAGTGTTGACTCCTCTTCTGTGGTGACGGTACCCCGGGCCTCCACGCCATCTCGTCTGGCCCTCTTCCTGCGACAGCAGAGCCTGGGTGGCTCCgagtccccagccccagcccctcgcTCACCAGGGCTTGctgcctccccagcctccagccctggCCGACGGCCCAGCCCTGTGGAGGAGCCCGGTGAGCTGGAAGACAATTACCTGGAGTATCTGCGTGAGGCGCGCCTTGGTGTGGACCGCTGTGTCCAAGCCTGCCGCACCTGGTCTGCCCCCTATGATGGCGAGCGGCCCCCTCCTGAGCCCAGTCCTGTTGGCTCCCGGACTAAGAAACGCAGCCTGCTGCCTGAGGAGGACAGGGACaatgcaggggagggggaggcggaagagctggggaggggggcgcAGGCTCTGGGTGCAAGGGAGGGCCCTGgccacctgccccctccccagctcaaTGGGGTGCCAGGACCATGGCCGGAGGGGGCCAAGAAGGTTCGTCGGGTGCCACAGGAGGGAGCTGGGGAACTACTAGAGGGCACCTCCGAGGGTGTGGCAGGACTAGAGAGCTTTGGGCAGGAGCTCCGGGAGCTGGAGGTGGCATTGAGCAATGGGGGCGCCGGCTCAGAGCCCCCTCTAGAGCCTTCACTACCtcttgaggaggaggaggcctaCGAAAGCTTCACCTGTCCCCCTGAGCCCCCTGGCCCCTTCCTCAGCAGCCCTTTGCGGACTCTCAACCAGCTGCCAAGCCAGCCCTTCACTG GCCCCTTCATGGCTGTGCTCTTTGCCAAACTCGAGAACATGCTGCAGAACTCCGTCTATGTCAACTTCCTGCTGACGGGGCTGGTGGCCCAGCTGGCCTGTCACCCTCAGCCCCTGCTCCGCTCTTTCCTGCTCAACACCAACATGGTCTTCCAGCCCAGTGTCAAGTCCCTGCTGCAGGTGTGCGATGCATGCATGCATGG GTGCTGGGCTCTGTGA